From a single Lentisphaera profundi genomic region:
- a CDS encoding substrate-binding domain-containing protein: MKIINLLILSVVLALVTGCGENKTKSTNSAKTEGQENKKLLGITVMTLANPFFVELTNAAKEEAEKHGYEVVILSGDDADKQSKQINDFISQKADAIIIAPKDTLAIGQPIKAANAAGIPVFTADTGCSDKDAKVVCNVMTDNFGGGKLAAKAMIQGLPNGGKILILDYKKAQSCILRVDGFKAVISAHNEANPSKKIVIVAELDGAASEEPSKKATEDQLNANPDLKGIFAINDPSALGAVVALKKADKLKDIKIIGFDGQRIGKEAILRGEIYADPIQFPKEIGRLAVQQMLAYKNGDEVKSEILIDTKLYFQADAQNDPLLK; this comes from the coding sequence ATGAAGATTATTAACTTACTTATCTTAAGTGTGGTACTTGCACTAGTCACCGGCTGTGGTGAGAATAAAACTAAGTCTACAAACTCGGCAAAAACTGAAGGTCAAGAAAACAAAAAGCTTTTAGGCATTACCGTCATGACTCTGGCAAATCCCTTTTTTGTTGAACTCACTAATGCCGCTAAAGAAGAGGCTGAGAAGCACGGCTATGAAGTGGTGATCCTCTCGGGTGATGACGCCGATAAGCAATCCAAGCAAATAAATGATTTTATTTCGCAAAAAGCCGATGCCATCATCATCGCACCAAAAGATACCTTAGCCATAGGTCAGCCAATCAAAGCAGCCAACGCAGCAGGCATCCCCGTTTTTACTGCAGATACGGGCTGTAGCGATAAGGATGCTAAGGTGGTCTGTAATGTAATGACAGATAATTTTGGTGGTGGTAAACTAGCTGCGAAGGCGATGATCCAGGGGCTACCGAATGGCGGAAAGATTTTAATTTTGGACTATAAAAAAGCTCAATCCTGTATTTTACGTGTAGATGGTTTTAAAGCAGTGATCAGCGCACATAACGAAGCGAATCCAAGTAAGAAAATCGTCATTGTCGCAGAACTCGATGGAGCCGCTTCTGAAGAGCCCAGTAAAAAAGCAACAGAAGATCAGCTCAATGCCAATCCCGACCTCAAGGGAATCTTTGCAATCAATGATCCCTCAGCACTTGGTGCGGTTGTGGCCCTTAAAAAGGCCGATAAGCTCAAAGATATAAAGATCATTGGTTTCGATGGTCAACGCATTGGAAAAGAAGCCATTTTACGCGGCGAAATTTATGCGGATCCGATTCAGTTTCCAAAAGAAATTGGTAGGCTTGCGGTTCAACAAATGTTAGCTTATAAAAATGGTGATGAAGTCAAGTCAGAAATCTTGATTGATACCAAGCTCTACTTCCAGGCCGATGCTCAAAACGATCCCTTACTCAAGTAA
- a CDS encoding carbohydrate kinase family protein: MKTLCIGEILWDIFPDHKVWGGAPANFIFHTAQLGADATAYSAIGNDQLGTELSGAIKSCGINLLAEANEYSTGKVDILIDDEGHAQYQFNDNCSWDYIAFTPELQRLSSEADLIVFGSLAQRHEQSRVTIYRALTHKKPSAKVLFDINLRQDFYNTEIIEASLKACDFLKLNEDELPIIEQLLDITLGAIIERYQLELVIFTLGAEGSRIISKDAVSDQPAVKCKVVDTVGAGDSFTASFIINYLRGMTIPKSQELASEIAAFVCTQKGATVELPILLKQKMEYV; this comes from the coding sequence ATGAAAACATTATGTATTGGCGAAATACTCTGGGATATTTTTCCCGACCATAAGGTTTGGGGTGGTGCACCGGCAAACTTTATTTTTCACACAGCGCAATTGGGGGCGGATGCAACTGCCTATTCAGCTATTGGTAATGATCAGCTTGGCACTGAACTCAGTGGCGCTATCAAATCCTGTGGAATCAATCTACTCGCAGAGGCTAATGAGTACTCCACAGGGAAAGTTGATATTCTGATTGATGATGAAGGACATGCTCAATATCAATTTAATGATAATTGCAGTTGGGATTATATTGCCTTTACTCCAGAGTTGCAGCGTTTAAGTTCGGAGGCTGATTTAATTGTTTTTGGAAGTTTGGCCCAACGCCATGAACAGAGCAGGGTAACTATTTATCGTGCCCTTACCCATAAAAAGCCGAGTGCTAAAGTCCTTTTTGATATTAATCTGCGTCAAGATTTTTATAACACCGAAATCATTGAAGCCTCTTTAAAAGCCTGTGACTTTCTAAAGCTTAACGAAGATGAATTGCCCATTATCGAACAATTACTCGACATCACGCTGGGTGCTATTATTGAGCGCTACCAACTTGAGCTCGTGATCTTTACGCTTGGAGCAGAAGGAAGTCGCATTATTAGTAAAGACGCTGTTTCGGATCAGCCTGCAGTTAAATGTAAAGTTGTAGATACGGTTGGTGCGGGAGATTCATTCACCGCCAGCTTCATTATCAACTATCTTCGTGGCATGACCATCCCCAAATCTCAAGAATTAGCCTCCGAAATTGCAGCGTTTGTCTGCACTCAAAAAGGCGCCACCGTCGAACTTCCCATCTTATTAAAACAAAAAATGGAATACGTATAA
- a CDS encoding substrate-binding domain-containing protein: MKSRKSKTQEIYEFLKKEIDSGAYAMGELLPTDLQISEKFNTSRPTVAKAVQRLVEENVLGRKAGFGTYLKNRPKKSGSLELSLGLLIPSLGETEIFEPICGQIANLADSHNFNLLWGGGGSPLGKASDIAEQLAQKYVSQDVDGVFFTPLELIADAQEVNERIIKLFQNANIPVVLLDRDIASPPLKSEFDVIGINNIEAGFLIGSHLVEKKCKNIGFVTRPYIASTVHMRLMGVREAILQADMPHDSVEEIMIEAGIDDLADAIVKNKKFDALAVYNDAAAAELSIALNERGINIPEDIRICAFDDVKYARLLKTPLTTYRQPCRDIGSAAVEIMISRIKNPEMSARKVLLHGELILRESSN; the protein is encoded by the coding sequence ATGAAAAGTCGAAAAAGTAAAACACAAGAAATTTACGAATTCCTCAAGAAGGAAATCGATTCGGGCGCCTATGCCATGGGCGAATTATTACCAACGGATTTACAAATATCAGAAAAATTTAATACGAGTCGGCCCACGGTAGCGAAAGCAGTACAAAGACTCGTGGAAGAAAATGTTTTAGGTCGGAAAGCGGGCTTTGGAACGTATTTAAAGAACCGACCAAAGAAAAGTGGGTCTTTGGAATTAAGCCTTGGCTTACTCATTCCCTCACTGGGTGAGACGGAGATTTTTGAGCCCATCTGTGGCCAAATTGCCAACTTGGCCGATTCACACAATTTCAATCTTCTTTGGGGTGGGGGTGGTTCACCACTAGGAAAGGCTAGTGATATAGCCGAACAACTTGCCCAAAAGTACGTTTCACAGGATGTTGACGGTGTATTTTTCACTCCTCTTGAACTCATTGCTGATGCTCAAGAAGTCAATGAGCGCATTATAAAACTCTTTCAGAATGCTAATATCCCTGTAGTTCTTTTAGATCGAGACATTGCATCTCCGCCGCTTAAAAGCGAATTCGATGTCATTGGGATAAATAATATTGAAGCTGGGTTTTTAATTGGTTCGCACCTAGTCGAAAAAAAGTGTAAAAATATAGGCTTTGTCACTCGTCCATATATTGCGAGTACAGTGCATATGCGTCTCATGGGCGTGCGCGAAGCTATTCTTCAGGCAGACATGCCACACGATTCTGTGGAAGAAATTATGATTGAAGCTGGTATCGATGATTTAGCTGATGCCATCGTAAAAAATAAAAAGTTTGATGCCTTAGCAGTTTATAATGATGCAGCTGCAGCCGAATTAAGTATTGCTCTAAATGAAAGAGGTATAAATATTCCTGAGGATATCAGAATCTGTGCCTTTGACGATGTCAAATATGCTCGTCTTCTTAAAACGCCACTGACAACTTACCGCCAGCCATGTCGTGATATAGGCAGCGCTGCAGTTGAGATTATGATCTCGCGGATTAAAAACCCAGAGATGAGTGCTCGTAAAGTCTTATTACATGGCGAACTTATTTTGCGTGAGTCATCGAACTAA
- a CDS encoding serine hydrolase domain-containing protein gives MILKKIKSTSLTCLVLLFFTSLLKAEKPPTSDNTNKPKKQNTVYYSTSPVNMNDGIQVGILNIKGADVAIKNFIGDVENNKYGPLASILAWHKGKLVFEMYANYGYENSPHFLMSVTKTITSLLLSRAIEMGYLSVADLQKPVLDFFPNIDRTNIKAEAAAVTLYEVLMMQTGFRGIKEWMKGDDLQGYKMIQKYFEQTKLPLNKKYAYAATDCIIVMAIIDELTTRRPKSSLPQFSTVRKFLEQEFLGKLGITNYKWGTASNGNPASAAGCRLRSRDLLKVGIALHQKGIYKGEQLFSREYVDCLFDMKARRTKRPHMRGPHAYTYFTEGLEYKMNGMTFIGVGGRGAAGQFITSYEQLDLVIAATSDNRSGVGFGLKDARQAHVDNILTLFTVEKTSPKRTK, from the coding sequence ATGATATTAAAAAAAATCAAAAGTACGAGCTTGACCTGTTTAGTATTATTATTTTTTACGTCTCTTTTGAAGGCCGAAAAACCACCAACAAGCGATAACACAAATAAACCTAAAAAGCAAAATACCGTCTACTACTCAACTTCTCCGGTGAATATGAATGATGGCATACAAGTCGGTATACTTAATATTAAAGGAGCCGATGTAGCAATAAAAAATTTTATTGGCGATGTAGAGAATAATAAGTACGGCCCACTGGCGAGTATTCTCGCTTGGCATAAAGGTAAATTAGTTTTTGAAATGTACGCCAATTATGGCTATGAAAATTCTCCCCATTTCCTCATGTCCGTTACTAAGACCATAACAAGTTTACTTCTCTCACGGGCTATTGAGATGGGCTACTTGTCAGTCGCCGATCTGCAAAAGCCTGTTCTGGATTTCTTTCCGAATATTGACCGGACAAATATTAAAGCCGAAGCGGCCGCAGTAACTTTGTATGAAGTTCTGATGATGCAGACCGGCTTTCGCGGTATAAAGGAATGGATGAAGGGCGATGACCTGCAAGGTTATAAAATGATCCAAAAGTATTTCGAACAGACAAAACTCCCTCTGAATAAAAAGTACGCCTATGCTGCCACTGATTGTATTATAGTGATGGCCATTATAGATGAATTGACAACAAGACGGCCAAAGTCTTCTTTGCCCCAATTTTCAACAGTACGCAAATTTCTGGAACAGGAGTTTTTGGGTAAGCTGGGAATAACTAACTATAAATGGGGCACAGCGTCAAACGGAAACCCTGCAAGTGCGGCTGGTTGTCGGCTACGGAGTCGCGACTTGCTGAAAGTCGGTATAGCTCTTCACCAAAAAGGAATCTATAAAGGCGAGCAACTTTTTTCTCGTGAATATGTGGATTGCTTATTTGATATGAAAGCCCGTAGAACCAAAAGACCTCATATGCGAGGGCCCCATGCTTACACTTACTTCACTGAAGGACTTGAGTATAAAATGAACGGCATGACCTTTATCGGCGTTGGTGGTAGAGGTGCTGCCGGCCAGTTCATCACAAGTTATGAACAGCTCGACCTGGTCATTGCCGCCACCAGCGATAATCGGAGTGGCGTTGGCTTTGGTTTAAAAGACGCCAGACAAGCACATGTGGACAACATCCTTACTCTTTTTACCGTAGAAAAGACATCCCCAAAAAGAACAAAGTAG
- a CDS encoding right-handed parallel beta-helix repeat-containing protein produces MKCSSLMKPVLTEFTPKLLKCWIHFTYNKPIKQKKNMKKNISIILLLLFGNISLATANDNFKDQLKAADALFSNSRDQAQEAYRDLLDQIPEKYEPFRSLIILRLAYTTRQADRMKVLKHLDQLTYVPEHHALAAKEMIAEIKGRDNPGHQKTAIPVLPKVDLRIDVSLNGKIDNLGDALIAARKAKSKGKSVEIVLASGTYLQKETLELNEQDTGLIIRSADTQNPAIISGGLRLKKWSKELSPAALNRLPESSKTKVLACDLKANGADEIHELLMGGVFDKRPGAVVTSKSQKTTTSIAIPELFYNGEAQGLARWPNDKTTKLPINKKPKKANPYFKRWNNESDLWLHGYFGVHWADTYQKFERVHRDGKISIVPPVHPFGFKLGDGQVVNALCELDQPGEWHFDSKNNLIHYLPPSGFDPTQCVLSSFGTPIIAKDCDNLQIRDLNINYICGDAMIMLDCDKLLIKGVNIEHCSGYGLKSIGGIKQLIHSCKIASMGCGGLIVKSGDWTSLTPGHSIIENCQISGMSRINRTYTPALNLNGMAFKIRHNLFLDIPSSALSFQVCDTLVELNTFRNCVYESGDQGAIDIYANPLARGNIIRWNLFDDIIAEHQDKLGAAGIRLDDYVSGFMISENIFRMGGQGSYGMFFGAVQINKGWDNYIEGNIIIDWPRAVSGRTGVREMWDTMKHHKHTQQRLKSVNWKSEAWQKKYPRVRDIMDRERHSNYLADNQQFGAGDWHGVANSMNVANIRGPEDFHGESLNSIKYFLSPWHQIPVDLIGPYDSTNN; encoded by the coding sequence TTGAAGTGTTCATCATTAATGAAGCCAGTTTTAACTGAATTCACCCCAAAACTTCTAAAGTGCTGGATTCATTTCACTTATAATAAACCTATAAAACAGAAGAAAAACATGAAGAAAAACATCTCTATAATCCTGCTATTATTATTCGGAAATATTTCCTTGGCCACCGCGAATGATAATTTTAAAGATCAGCTTAAAGCTGCCGATGCTCTTTTCTCAAACTCAAGAGATCAGGCTCAAGAAGCTTACCGTGACTTACTAGATCAAATTCCTGAAAAATATGAGCCTTTCCGTTCCTTGATAATTTTGCGATTGGCCTATACAACGCGTCAGGCTGACCGGATGAAAGTTCTCAAACACTTAGATCAGCTAACCTATGTCCCGGAACATCACGCTCTGGCAGCTAAGGAGATGATTGCTGAAATTAAAGGAAGAGATAATCCCGGGCATCAGAAAACTGCGATTCCGGTCTTGCCGAAAGTTGATCTAAGAATTGATGTTTCTCTCAATGGAAAAATTGATAATCTGGGCGATGCACTAATTGCGGCTCGCAAAGCTAAGTCTAAAGGTAAATCAGTTGAGATCGTTCTCGCATCAGGCACTTACCTTCAGAAAGAAACTCTTGAGTTGAATGAACAGGATACTGGCTTGATCATTCGTTCCGCTGATACCCAAAATCCAGCCATCATAAGCGGTGGCCTTAGGCTAAAGAAATGGAGTAAGGAGCTTTCTCCAGCGGCACTGAATAGATTACCAGAGTCAAGTAAAACTAAGGTCTTAGCCTGTGATTTAAAAGCTAACGGCGCTGATGAAATCCACGAACTGCTTATGGGCGGCGTATTCGATAAACGGCCCGGTGCAGTTGTTACATCCAAATCGCAAAAAACTACGACCAGTATAGCTATCCCTGAACTATTTTATAACGGTGAAGCACAAGGCCTAGCACGCTGGCCTAATGACAAAACAACAAAGCTCCCCATCAACAAAAAACCTAAAAAGGCGAACCCCTACTTCAAGCGCTGGAACAATGAGTCCGATCTTTGGCTACACGGTTATTTTGGTGTTCATTGGGCTGATACCTATCAGAAATTTGAGCGAGTTCATCGAGACGGAAAAATTTCGATTGTTCCGCCAGTCCATCCGTTTGGATTCAAGCTTGGAGATGGGCAAGTAGTGAATGCACTATGTGAGTTAGATCAACCTGGAGAATGGCATTTTGACAGCAAAAACAATCTTATCCACTACCTGCCTCCTTCTGGGTTTGATCCGACTCAATGTGTACTTTCATCATTCGGCACGCCAATCATCGCCAAAGACTGTGACAATCTACAGATACGGGATCTCAACATCAATTACATTTGTGGTGATGCAATGATTATGCTCGATTGTGACAAGCTATTGATCAAAGGAGTCAATATTGAACATTGCTCAGGATATGGACTCAAGAGCATCGGTGGAATTAAGCAACTCATTCATTCCTGCAAAATAGCAAGTATGGGCTGCGGTGGGCTTATCGTAAAGTCGGGCGACTGGACAAGTTTGACTCCAGGCCATTCTATTATTGAAAATTGCCAAATCAGTGGCATGTCACGCATCAATCGAACCTATACTCCCGCTTTAAACCTGAATGGTATGGCATTCAAAATTCGTCATAATCTTTTCTTAGATATTCCAAGTAGCGCACTCAGTTTTCAGGTCTGTGATACACTCGTAGAGTTAAATACCTTCCGTAACTGTGTCTACGAATCTGGTGATCAGGGAGCGATAGATATATATGCTAACCCGCTTGCAAGAGGTAATATTATTCGCTGGAATCTCTTTGATGACATTATCGCCGAACACCAAGATAAGCTGGGTGCCGCAGGCATCAGACTAGATGATTATGTCAGCGGTTTCATGATTAGTGAGAACATCTTCAGAATGGGCGGTCAAGGAAGTTATGGGATGTTCTTTGGCGCGGTACAGATAAACAAAGGTTGGGACAACTATATCGAAGGTAATATTATTATCGACTGGCCCCGTGCAGTCAGCGGCCGGACCGGCGTGCGTGAGATGTGGGATACCATGAAGCATCACAAACATACCCAGCAAAGGTTGAAATCCGTAAACTGGAAGTCCGAGGCATGGCAGAAGAAGTATCCACGCGTTCGCGACATTATGGATAGAGAGCGGCACAGCAATTACCTGGCCGACAACCAGCAGTTTGGAGCCGGTGACTGGCATGGAGTCGCCAACTCGATGAACGTGGCCAATATCCGCGGCCCAGAAGACTTCCACGGAGAAAGCCTTAATTCAATTAAGTACTTTCTTTCACCTTGGCATCAGATCCCCGTCGACCTGATTGGACCGTATGACTCCACTAATAATTAA
- a CDS encoding glycoside hydrolase family 43 protein, giving the protein MNLLTKKWKEQLDILNEYYLSWRSSKMKKIKVLFIMLVISVVSHGEETPYVKSNSHSFTYQNPITSGISRHGLRDCQVFRDGEFWYLTGTGAPFGLGSGQLSKGIPLYKSKNLIDWTFVKIIVTRPEKSAWYYEKFWAPEIHHIKGKYYAILNCRNVKEGYTWQHIGYAVASHVEGPYTVVTKSKPIAEGNDLTFYIEDNGDVYAFWHTLDRRFGIGYAKIDLESGRLITTPRSAVRPGKVDYIKETGPPRHYNYTQERTGKKISKYYSWDSMGIEGAYVIKRKGTYYLFYSSWQRGYEMGYATSSSIHGPWEKAANNPVYSVVGTDSPFSAVGHNEVFTGVDGRLWLSCHGSLKGKPPFLVIDPIDFDPNGRIIKKVPTHTPQTVRW; this is encoded by the coding sequence ATGAATCTTTTAACTAAGAAATGGAAAGAACAGTTGGATATTTTAAATGAATATTATTTAAGTTGGAGAAGCTCGAAGATGAAAAAGATTAAAGTTCTGTTTATTATGTTGGTGATAAGCGTTGTATCACATGGAGAAGAAACTCCCTATGTCAAATCCAATTCCCACAGCTTCACCTATCAAAACCCGATCACATCGGGAATATCACGTCATGGACTTCGCGATTGCCAGGTATTCAGGGACGGTGAGTTCTGGTATTTAACAGGAACGGGGGCTCCGTTTGGACTGGGAAGCGGCCAGCTATCCAAAGGTATTCCGCTCTACAAATCAAAAAACCTTATTGATTGGACGTTTGTAAAAATCATCGTCACGCGCCCAGAGAAATCCGCGTGGTATTATGAGAAATTCTGGGCACCAGAGATCCATCATATCAAAGGGAAATATTATGCCATCCTGAACTGTAGAAATGTCAAAGAGGGTTACACATGGCAGCATATTGGCTATGCCGTTGCGTCCCATGTTGAAGGGCCCTATACCGTGGTAACCAAATCCAAACCAATCGCCGAAGGTAACGATCTCACTTTTTACATAGAGGACAATGGCGACGTTTACGCCTTCTGGCATACATTGGATCGACGTTTTGGAATTGGGTACGCAAAAATCGATCTTGAGTCAGGTAGGTTGATCACCACTCCGCGCAGCGCAGTCAGACCAGGAAAGGTGGATTACATCAAAGAGACAGGACCGCCGAGACACTATAATTACACACAGGAACGCACAGGTAAGAAAATCAGCAAATACTACAGTTGGGACTCCATGGGTATCGAAGGGGCTTACGTCATAAAAAGAAAAGGAACCTACTACCTGTTCTACTCCAGTTGGCAGCGTGGTTACGAAATGGGTTATGCCACCTCATCAAGTATTCACGGTCCTTGGGAAAAAGCCGCCAACAATCCCGTTTATAGCGTGGTTGGCACCGATAGCCCATTCAGCGCCGTAGGTCACAACGAGGTTTTCACTGGTGTCGATGGTCGACTCTGGCTATCATGCCACGGTAGCTTGAAAGGAAAACCTCCATTTCTGGTTATTGATCCAATCGATTTTGATCCCAACGGAAGAATCATAAAAAAGGTACCAACACACACTCCACAAACCGTCCGCTGGTAG
- a CDS encoding sulfatase-like hydrolase/transferase, with product MCCFHCSYCSIGRVLKLLDDLGIADNTIVVFTSDNGPEATTTVKHMKNGKKNAGAYFSVGSSGPYRGQKGSLLYGGVRVPFFVRWPGKIPQGLKDTSTELSSCDLLTTLCAAANIKLPEDLVTDGENNLPALLGTPQAKDRTFFWDVNAPE from the coding sequence ATGTGCTGTTTTCATTGCTCTTATTGTAGTATAGGACGAGTCTTAAAATTGTTAGATGATTTGGGGATTGCGGATAATACAATTGTGGTATTCACCAGTGATAATGGTCCAGAGGCCACCACTACAGTAAAACATATGAAAAATGGTAAAAAAAATGCTGGTGCCTACTTCTCGGTAGGGTCTTCGGGTCCATATCGCGGCCAAAAGGGGAGCTTATTGTACGGTGGCGTACGTGTCCCCTTCTTTGTTCGTTGGCCTGGAAAAATACCACAAGGTCTTAAAGATACGAGTACGGAACTATCGTCTTGTGATCTGTTAACAACACTTTGCGCTGCCGCAAATATTAAACTTCCCGAGGATCTTGTTACTGATGGTGAAAACAATTTACCTGCACTTTTGGGAACTCCACAAGCGAAAGATCGAACTTTTTTTTGGGATGTTAATGCACCCGAGTAG
- a CDS encoding type II secretion system protein, translating into MKKIRSRYANTPFTIIELLVVIAIIGILASLLLPVLGKARRTSKALLCNVNLKNQGSGIYMQLDDNKDLFTPNYTDADLATKGYNGYSYYESGIFFEKEFGDYQVKIDDLYLNSHDTFICTESSQQENVFSYFKNYMFNMHLQGSGGDDNRSITELTDPAETAMVGEAAKNSWMVQYRTDNFKIRHVGTKINLLFADGHSASVKWTTLLSNPQWIAWDTANPSWSGGGFEFE; encoded by the coding sequence ATGAAAAAAATTCGTTCCCGCTATGCGAATACGCCATTTACAATCATCGAACTTTTAGTAGTTATTGCTATTATAGGAATACTCGCTAGCCTACTCTTGCCTGTGCTCGGTAAAGCGCGACGTACATCAAAAGCTTTATTGTGCAATGTAAATCTAAAAAATCAAGGTTCTGGCATTTATATGCAATTGGATGATAATAAGGATTTATTTACCCCTAATTACACCGACGCCGATTTAGCAACGAAGGGATATAATGGCTATAGTTATTATGAATCAGGAATATTTTTTGAAAAAGAGTTTGGCGACTATCAAGTCAAAATTGATGATCTTTATCTAAATAGCCACGATACTTTTATCTGTACAGAAAGCTCACAGCAAGAAAATGTATTCTCATATTTTAAGAACTACATGTTTAACATGCACCTGCAAGGTTCTGGTGGTGATGATAATAGATCAATTACAGAATTGACTGACCCCGCAGAAACGGCAATGGTTGGGGAGGCCGCGAAAAACTCCTGGATGGTTCAGTATCGTACAGATAACTTTAAAATAAGGCACGTAGGTACAAAAATTAACTTATTGTTTGCTGATGGCCATAGTGCCAGTGTAAAATGGACGACTTTGCTTTCTAATCCCCAATGGATTGCCTGGGATACAGCTAATCCTTCTTGGTCTGGAGGCGGTTTTGAATTTGAATAA